Proteins from a genomic interval of Cucumis melo cultivar AY chromosome 7, USDA_Cmelo_AY_1.0, whole genome shotgun sequence:
- the LOC103493584 gene encoding putative cyclin-A3-1: MADKENIFRFTRGSKKRAADAAAATLDDRSTNKRRVVLGELPILQNASSSVDRKSRSRATRHRRRVKSKDTAGTSAAAEINTLPEAEGDVKLSDEGNSEDPQMCRVYATDIYEYLRAMETDPRRRPLPDYIGRVQNDISANMRGILVDWLVEVAEEYKLVSDTLYLSISYVDRYLSLNAISRQKLQLVGVSAMLIASKYEEISPPHVEEFVYITDNTYNREEVVEMEAEILKSLEFELGNPTIKTFLRRFTLVAQETYEFNTLQFEFLGYYLAELSLLDYNCVKFLPSLVAASVTFLARFMIQSKKHPWTSRLEHFTGYKPADMKDCILLVHDLYLSRRGGALSAIREKYKQHKFKFVSVMPSPPEIPIPYFEDVRI; this comes from the exons ATGGCGGATAAGGAGAATATATTTCGATTCACCAGAGGTTCTAAGAAGAGAGCCGCCGACGCTGCTGCTGCTACCCTCGACGACCGCTCTACTAACAAGAGGAGAGTCGTTCTTGGTGAGCTTCCTATTTTACAGAATGCTTCTTCTTCCGTCGATCGTAAGTCCAGGTCTAGAGCCACCAGGCATAGACGGAGAGTAAAATCGAAGGACACTGCTGGCACAAGTGCTGCTGCTGAAATCAATACACTCCCCGAAGCCGAAGGTGATGTCAAGTTATCTGATGAGGGCAATTCTGAAGACCCGCAAATGTGCAGGGTTTACGCTACTGATATTTATGAATATCTTCGTGCAATGGAG ACTGATCCAAGAAGAAGACCCTTACCAGATTACATCGGGAGGGTACAAAATGATATTAGTGCCAATATGAGGGGGATTCTGGTGGATTGGTTGGTTGAAGTTGCAGAAGAATACAAACTAGTTTCAGATACTCTTTACCTCTCTATTTCATATGTTGACAGATACTTATCCCTAAATGCAATCAGCAGGCAAAAACTCCAGTTGGTGGGCGTTTCTGCTATGCTCATTGCTTC AAAGTATGAAGAAATCAGTCCTCCGCATGTTGAAGAATTTGTTTATATCACAGACAATACCTACAATAGAGAAGAG GTGGTTGAGATGGAGGCTGAAATATTGAAGTCATTGGAATTTGAACTTGGAAATCCCACGATAAAGACCTTTTTAAG GAGATTCACATTGGTTGCTCAAGAGACTTATGAG TTTAATACCTTGCAATTTGAATTCTTGGGCTACTATCTTGCTGAGTTAAGCCTACTAGACTACAACTGTGTTAAATTCTTACCGTCTCTCGTTGCTGCATCTGTTACATTTCTAGCACGATTTATGATTCAATCCAAGAAGCATCCATGG ACCTCCAGATTGGAGCATTTTACTGGATATAAGCCAGCTGATATGAAGGATTGCATTCTACTTGTACATGATTTATACCTTAGCAGAAGAGGAGGCGCTTTGTCAGCTATAAGGGAGAAATACAAACAGCACAAG